The region acaacTTCCGCTGCGGTGGGGGACCCGGAAGTGGTTCTCTATCGCTGGGTAAAATGGCGGCTCCCTGGAGCTGCTGAGGGCATGCGAGGTGGGGAAAGCGCGGAGATCAGACCATGGTATTCCTGAGCCTGGCCCGCTGGGTTCGCAATCGTGGCCCGGACCGGTACTGGCGCGTTCAGGAGGTTCTTAAGCATGCCCGGGTGAGTCGTCCCGCGAAGCTTCAGACGTGCACCGGTATCCGAGGCCCAGCGCCGAGCCGCTCTTGCCAGTCTTCCGTAGCCATTATCCGCTCGCATTTCCCAgtatctcccttcctccctccttatAGTGACAAACCATGAGGAGCTCGCAGAACCACCAGGCTCACCAgcaattctattttctttttttcttcttcttaaatTTAGCATTTTCGTGGAAGGAAGAACCGCTGCTTTAGTCTGGCTATCAGAGCTGTTCATAGAGCTTTTGTTTATGCCACAAAAGCCAGGAAGGCTAAGAAGCGAATCATGAGAAAGGTAAAGTAGCCACCAGAGCAGAAAGTTCCTTAGGAATGCTCCTGTGATGATAGGGCTACAGGAATTTTCACATTTAAGAGTCCAACCAAACTACAGTGATGAGCAGATAAAACCAGTGATTATTCAATCGTAATTTAACTGAGTTGACATGCGCCaccacttcattttttttctgctattctCTGTGCTCAGACAGGTTCAGCTTTGCCCGTGTAAAGGACGCTATAGTCACCGACTGACAGCTATGTTGGCCATTATACATAGCCACACActcaaaatataaaatgtatcaTTCTCAATATGAGTTTTAAATATCTATAACATGTACATTGATAGTGAGATCCCTTGGTACTTGCATctgattttgaaaaataaatatagttCCGTTTAATATTTTCTTCTACTGCTGTGCTGTGGCTTTGTTTGACACATACTACAAATGCTGTTATGGTTAGAAAGACCTCTCTAGATGTCTCTGGGAACTATGGCTAACATTGCTTCTAAGAGCTATGCAGATGTTTATACTTAAAAATGCTCATGCGCTGAGCCCATGTGAACGGGCAGACAAGGTCAGACAAACTGGGAGTTGTAGGGCACGGAGGTAAATACCAAATAATACCAAGGTTTTGAGAAGCAGATGTGCTGAACTGTGATAATAAGGGGACTCTCCTGCTTCAGGCAGTGTTAGCAAAGTTGAAAGATCTCATTATTGTACTTCGGAGCTGAGACCACTGATGGATTTCGTGGGCccatttcaacttttataaagatagcaaatcttatattcttaatgtattttttaatacttttctagTAATTATTTGCGTGCAGTCAACTCTCTAGTGCTTACTGCTGTTCATCTTTTGTGTTATCTTTTTGCTTAGCAAGTGCTCAGAGAAACTTACACCCAATTCCTGGATCCTGGTATACTGACTCAGTATCTTTGTGCATGCTGGTTTGTATATTTGAGGTATCACCCTCTTTCCTGAGAATTAGGCCCAAGTAGACCTGTGGGAGTGCAGGCAGAGCCCCTCTGTATATTGTCTGTGTGTGGCCTGAACCCAGAAGAGGGTATGATAAAACCACCTGCAGAGCCAGATGGGATGATCTCAGAACTCTCTTAGGAGCATACTTGCTAAGCAAATGGGTTAGATGGTATGGGACTCCTTGatagacattttaaaaatgatacaTTAAATTGTATTCTCCAATGGAGCCCCTAAAGAATtgtcataacttttttttttttcttcttcctgtgtACAGCtttctttcgggccgatacagtccGCAGGAGAGtaggcgaacgcctgctctcctgtgcgcgcaattcactatgcaaattaggcccggcgattaaaaacaggcaaaaggagacgctagggacactagcgtgtccctagcgcctccttttggaccggagctcaattttgccggggtcggttctcgagcccactgatagccacgggtttggaaaccagatgccggcaaaattgagagtccggttttcaacccgcaggccgacttcaaattttttttctttttacttttggtaactttcgggatctccgacttaatatcgccatgatattaagtcagagggggcacagaaaagcagtttttactgcttttctgtgcactttcccggtgccagaagaaattagcacctacctttgggaaggcgctcatttctgaaagcaaaatgtgtggcttggctgcacattttgttttctgaatcgcgtgggaatacttaatagggccatcagcatgcatttgcatgttgcaggcactattaggttcgggggggggggggggggggggtttggatgtgcgttttcagCCCctaactgaataaggggtaacgctagtgcgtcaaaacgcgtgtccaatagagggttaagtGTGCtctgtcggagtgcactgtactgtatcggctcgttTGTAATATAAAAAAGCCTTTAACCtacactgttcttttttttttttttttctcctagctTTGGATTAGCAGAATTGCAGGAGCTTGTCGAGAACATGGTTTGAAATATCCAATTCTCATGTGTAATTTGGTTAAAGTAAGTGAATGGCTTTGATAGCTCCTGTATTAAGTTGATTAACAAATGAAAAAGTTTATAAGCTGTAGTGAGGTGATGTACTACATAGTATTAATATAAAGATAGTGGACCCCTTCTTAACTGAATAGAGGTATTTAGGAACCTTTTATAAAGTACACAACCTAATCAACTAAAATATTAAagttatacttatttattttactttaaaggCTTATTATATGCCATGAATCCAAGAGTCTAGATGGCTCACAGGTATTAACATGCATAATGTTCACAATCTCAAATATCCTTAAAAAGATAAATAAGTGATATAGTTAATTGCATGCAATTAAGttaatttctatttcatttttgctTTGCTCTGTTAATTTCTATTTTCATAGAACTCTTACCATTTATTCTAAAGATGGAATTGAGAAAAAATACAGCATCTGTTGTTAACTTGAGCTACCCATGCAAATAagtagggggttttttttgttttttttttttattaaaaggaTGGGAGTGTTTAATTGATCTCATTATCCCTGTTCTCTGCTTGCTTGTCTTAGACACAGGTAGCTTTGAACCGAAAGGTGATCTCTGACTTAGCCATTTACGAACCAAAGACATTTAAGGCATTGGCATCACTGGCCCAACGAAGGAGAGAAGAAGGATTTCTGGTGGTGCTGGGTGATGGCAGAGAGCCAGAAGGAATATTTTCCCGTGTGGTGGAACATCACTAGAAGCACAGATTTGGTACCACTGGACGTAGTAACCTTGATTGTGTCACATAGTACAAGCAGGAGTTTCCCTGATTGGGTCTTTTGAAAAGGCCCCTTAATATTAAACAGATTTTCTGTACATATCTGTGTATCTATGCTGATATAAAGTCTTCGTTTGCTTGTCTAACAAGCCTTGAAAAAAGGTGGGTCTTATTTGGACCAgtgtatttccttttttattataattttaaagAGTTCTTAAGAGAGAAAATATCAAGATCTGCCTTcctttaaggaaaaaaaagagaatgctTAGCTTTTTAAGTTGTAATGTAAAGAGGTGATGTTCTCTGTTACCCTGAAATGCAGATAACATCCCATCCTACCCAGAATTAAACACTATATGTGTTCCTGattcaaaaactcataatacaaaaAAGTAAACATTTACAGCACAATCTCTTCTACTATCCTAAATTGGAAGCCTTAGTCTTCTCAGGAGCAAGGCTGAGATTGAGAATCTGAGAAGTTTTCAGGCTGCGTATGTTGTGTaccgctatagaaatgtttagtagtagtaatagGCTAAAATATACATAACTTGCATGTACAAAACATGGCACGTGGCAGGATCTCATAAAGAAAAAGAAGCACCCGGATTCCTACCATCAAAGCCAATAGCCCAAATCTTTTCTTTCTAGACTACTAATTCTACAGCCTGTTAGAAAAGCTTTCTCTTTCAtagcaaaataaaattttaaaacgaGCTTTCATTCATACTGAAATGCACATTCAGTCACCAAAGTAGATTCAGCAGGGGTAGAAGAAGAATGAGCTTGATTTTCTCAATTCATTGCTGTTTTTGATGAAACAACCCTTAAGGAAGAAAGAAACTAGTGCCCTGCTCTTGTAACTGTGGACATCTAGGAACTGCAGAAAAAGCAGCAGCCTCATTCTTTCCTGTGCGATTCCCCAGAACTTGCTTGATCGCTGATGTGTGGGAATAAGAGTAACCACAGTACTGTAGCGCAGTATATAAAGTGAGGATAGTACCTGTTTGTGTCATTGGCTCCAGGGAATGTATTTCCTCTCCTGCGGATTAGACTCTGCTCCCAGTGGCTGCTAGTCAGGGATTCTACCATTCCTCTGGGACTTACTCGCCAGAGATGAATGTTTTTTTGGGAAGGGTGGGGATGGCAGGGAGTACACAATGAGTGCATTTCTTCCCAGCAAGTGCAACCTGcagtcctctccctctcctctatcCTCTCTCCCCCTTGTGTGTCTTCCCACTTTCCTTTCCCCACTCCTGAGCCCTAATCTGGGCTGAAGCCATTTTTTCTGCTGCCGCCTCATTCCTGCACCTCCAAGGGTGCTTTAGTTCCCTGACTCCTTAAAAGACTCTTTTGCTTCCATTGCTATCAGATTCAAATAAAAGGAGAGACATGGCTGGTGCCTCTGGCTGTCCAGGTTGTTTCGTCAGCCCCAGAAAATGCACTCGCCCCAGGGAAATGagcaaatgcattttttaaattctgcgcATACTAATGCAGCATTTTGTATGCGGGTGATGGTTGGCCATACAGTGCATCAGCTATCCAGCAATTCAAGATCTTTAAATGTGCCGAGGTTCATTAGCCTGTCGACTTTGTAAAAAGTGTACCTAAATTAATCATCTAATATTAGGAATCACTAATACTCCCTCTTTCATATCATATCAAAGGCAACCGTAAAGCAATCAGAAGCTGTTGGAAGAAGTAGAATTGGATTTGTGTCTTTATTTTAACATCAGCTTCTGGGTATTATTCATTTTATCTGTGCTGGAAGGgtagagaataaaaaaaaaacctctcccaCTGTCAAGTGAAAGAGCCCAAAACTGCAAAAGCAACTTTTGTTTTCATGCAAAGATCCTAAAATTTGGCGATTTATTTCTGTTATACAATGCAAAAATAGAACCGTAAACACTAATATAACATCATGTTTGGGACGACCCATTGTGGTACACGAGGTGCAAGCAGTTAGTACTCATTTTGTTCAGCTCTCCCTTAACGAAACTGAAGATGCCCTTGCTTGGAGAATCCTGCCAAGTGTTTGCTGTAAATTTGCACTTACCGGACCTTAAGGCCAGAAGAGTTTTGCTTTTGCCACTCTCAGAGCGTCATTGGTGGTCAGGATGCTTAAGGAGGAGCTTTATTAGAGAAGCAGACAATGAAAGGCCAATCACACCCATTAAAGCTTTAACAAATCTTGTCTTATTTCCATAGCAACacataatcaggccgatacagtacagtgcgctccggtagagcgcactgttagcccacacGTTTTCGACaggctagctttaccccttattcagtaaggggtaatagtgcgtcgaaaacgcgcatccaaccccctgaaactaatagcgcccgcaacatgcaaatgcatgttgcgggcgctattagttattcccgtgcgaaaatgtgcagccaagccgcacattttactttcagaaattagcgcctgcccaaaggtaggcgttaatttctgccagcaccgggaaagtgtacagaaaagcagtaaaaactgcttttctgtacatcctccgacttaatatcatagtgatattaaatcggaggtcccaaaagtaaaaaaaaaaaaaaaaaaatgtaaaatcagctcGCGCGTTGAAAACCggaatgctcaattttgccagcgtccagtttccgaacctgtggctgtcagcgggtttgagaacaggcgcccgcaaaattgagcgtcagctgtcaaactcactgacagccgctgctcctgtcaaaaaggcgctagggacgcactagtgtccctagcgcctctttttaccacggaccctcatttaaatactaaaTCATgagcacaggagagcgggtgtttgcctgctctcccacgacttttactgtatccgcctgaatgttggctttttttttttaggggtgggaggagaggtgaGGAAGGAGTGTAATTAGTATAAATATGGTTAAATCATTGAGTCAAATATTAGGAGAATAGTAATCAGTCTTATTACTGGATATGTTCCCTTTAACAGCTGATGCATAGTCTGAGAGGGTTGAACTGTGTTAGTGTAGTTCCATGTGTTACTGGATTACTTATTTGTATGATCAGTTGCTTAGCTTTCACTTTGGGTAGCACTGTGGTTAGTTGTTATTCCTGTCACTAAGTCAACTTAGCACTCTGTCATTTGTAAGTAGGTGCTGAGCTGCATGTAGTTTCCTTCCTAACAAACCACCTTCAGTTGTCAAACTGAATTTATTAAAACAGACTATGACTGCAGATAGACTGTAAGGCCTATGAATTCTACCCCTATACCCTTCTGCTGCAGTATGGCAGAGCCCACCCTACCTCTGCCTGTGTATGCGGCCTGGCATGAAGTTGAGCCACTTTCTACTGAGGaaagattttagtagatatgtttCTTACTTTTGGGCAGTTATCATCCCTTTTTATAGGGTAGAAATGCACAATGTATGTTTTTGCGTTCCTTTGATAAGGTATTTAGAAGAGGGAGGGATTCAGAGCCCTGATCTTCTTTCATCCTAACCAATATCATAACCCTGTATTCCATTCAGATataccactcttcagtttgtgaTTGATTGCACAGCTTTGCCTCTTGTATCATAGCCATCCAAGGTATCTGCATTATCGTGTAACAGCCAACAATGTTGGGTTAATGTTTGCATAAAGATGTAGTAAAAAGATACTTGTTGTACTCAGCTGTTTACTACCAAGCATCAGGAACAAGCATGCAACTCTTTGTATTTCTGTTCAGTATTGTTCCCAATAAAGCTTTTTTGAACAGGTGCTGAAACCCTGGTATTGCTACATTTATTCCTTTAAGACCTGAAATGAGATGTGTAGCTACAATTGTAAGGATAAGATGATGATTAGAATagctttccactgaaaaatgatGAGGAAAAGATTGTTAAAAATCAAGGCATGatatagagagagaaacaggGGGTGCTTGCTGCTGTGGATTAAGCTGGAGGTCTCTTGTATTATGGGCAATAGAAAAAAATGGATCAGGAATTACTTAAGTGCCATCATACTTTATGAGGCTGATGTAATATCCGGTGCTAAGGACAGCTGCACGTGCGGTTGTATGCATTACTTATGCCTGATGCACTACctggattagcatgtccaaaccaGTCTGCagctaatagctttcatcacgtGTAAATGCCTGTTGAAGAGGCTATTACTTAGTATGCCAGATGTAAAAGGTTACTGCAACCTCcaggtgcacattttttatgCTCAAAAATGAACACCAGCCCCACAGCTGGCATTGTTTTGAAGTGGCACAAgccatgcacagaaaagcagcaaatattgcttttctgttgttcctctgacttatAGAAAGAAGACACTATTGCTAGGGTAAGAGTACGTTCAGTCTTGGCTCTGCCCTTCACGCTGTGCTCCGACCACTTATTTCAGTACTGTGATTTTGCACTCCCTTCTATTGTTTTTCTGCCATCTAATGTACACAACTCAACTACTGTTCTTTATTGCTAAATACGTTTTCAAGTACCTCCCGTCCCCCTTCTGTCATCTTGCTCAAAAGGTCGCGCCTGATCTTATCCGACCAggtccccctcacccccctctaCCCATTCACAAATCTACACCCCCGCTTCTGCCCTGTCCACTTCATGATAGCTTAAAACAACCTATTCACTACTCACTAACCTCCCCCCCTAACTCTTTCTATCTCCATTCACACACCACCCACCAACACCTCACATTACAACATGCAGCAGCACCAGATCACCATACTCAAATATAACAAATGCAGACCCAACACCCCCCTATACCCACGACACCAGTCACATATAAGAACAATCCTCCCCAATAtgatctcccccccccttacccaaatCATCGGCCTCACTGCTCTATCCCTCGTCCTACTTAATGTCCAATCTCTAAACAAAAAGATACCTCTCCTCTGCAACCTTCTCACCGACCaagacccagacatctgtgctataacagagacctggctaaaggaATCTGACACTGTTCTCTTAAACCAATTTCCTTCCGAAACTtacgacattttctccatccctaggccgaaaaggaaaggaggtggtttacttttaatcataaaaaaaaaatttaacatgaTTCTCCACACTATCCCGCCCCCgccaaaaattgaaataggcctatTCAAATCCCCTTTTTTACAATTATGCCTTATTTATGCCCCTCCAGGTATCCTACATAACAACCCTTCAAccctcattgaatacattgcAACAAATATCTCCATCAACACTCCAGCAATCATACTTggtgattttaacctgcatgtaGACAGCACCCCCCGCACCCCTCCATGTGATGCCATTCTTGATTCATTAAATGCTTTAGGCTACAAGCAATCCATCCATTTACCTACTCACAAggcgggtcatacccttgacctcctctttacaaatgccctcatacaaactgactcaccctctcatactcctatcccctggtctgatcatcacCTCATCAATACCACTCTCTCCATCAAGACACCTACCATCCATGACAACACAAATAAAACCATACACTTTAGAAAAAACTGTACCAGAGATGACCTCATCTCGGCTGTCGCTAATAACCTTGAACACCTTGAACTCACCAATGCAGACACTGCACTTGCCTCCTGGTACGACATCACCAATAATATAGCCAATACTACCTGTCCCCTACAAACTAAACTTATCTGTCCACAAAGTAATAAGAGTAAGAAACCTTGGTACTCCCAAGAGTTAAAAAACCTCAAACACCACCTTCGGAAATCTGAAAAGATATGGCGCAAGGACCCTTCACACATACATctggcacaatttaaatcctccctaCACCTATACAGTGACAAACTTAACACGACAAAACGAGACTTCTACGCCAtcaaaatacaccaattccaatacaaccccAAAGTTCTTTATGCCTACGTTAACTCACTTACCAAGACGGCTACTCCTGACATCCCTGATGAACTAGCTAAATCCAAATGCAAAGAATTAGCCACttttttccaaaccaaaatagaTAAGTTAATATCAAAGTTCCCCTCTTCTGCTATTCCCATCAACCTCGTCGAACCTGATCTCATCCATACAATGACTAGCAAAAATACCACAGTGCTATCCTCTCTAGACTGCACCTCAACATTAGAAATTGAAACCTTTATCAAAAAAGCCAAACCTTCCACGCATCCATCTGACACCATACCCACAAAACATCTCCTCACAATACCCAATATTATTGCTAAACCTTTAACAAACATTATCAACCTATCCATTAACTCTGGACAGGTACCGCTCCCCCTGAAACAGGCTATTGTCAAACCGATCCTCAAGAAACCCAAACTAGACCCTTCTGATCTAGCCAATTATCGCCCCAtttctaaccttccattcatcgctaaactccttgaaaaaactgtcaacaagcaactgacagaataccttgaagacaatCACATTCTTGCCCCCgcacaatttggctttcgtaaatcTCACAGCACGGAGACTCTATTACTTTCACTGACTGACCACATTattaaaggatttgagaaaggacaatcatacatacttgccttccttgacatctcatccgcatttgacaccgtcagccaTCCCATTCTTCTACAGCGCCTAACTGAAATAGgcattacaggtgttgcccacaactggttcaaatcctacctcagcAACAGAGACTACAAAATTCAGCTAGGCAATCACGTATCCAATGCCATCCCCCTTAAtcaaggtgtccctcagggatcatccctctcctctaccctcttcaatatttacatccttcCCCTCTGCTACTTCCTTTCTAGCCTAAATCTCCcccattacatatacgctgatgatgttcagctgctcatacccatcactgactccctttcgaaaaccatggatttctggaatgataccctccaatccataaacaatctcctctcttccatccacctagcccttaacacaactaaaactgaaattatgctcatctcaccccccaACCACTCGATCCTCCCCCCTCTATCACAGTTCaaatttgcccaacaagtccgtgatctgggaatcatcctCGACGGGCACTTTACCctgaagaaatttatcaacaaTATACTTAAAGATGGTTTCCTTAAACTCCATacactaaaaaaacttaaacccttactgcatgcccctgatttccggacagtgctTCAAACCACTATCTTtgccaaaacagactactgcaactccctgctcctcggccttcctaacaacgccattcatcccattcaaattctgcaaaacacaacagcccgaatcttgaccaacctacgcaaacatgaccatattacacctgttctaaaagacctacattggctcccaatagcatcccgtatacaatataaggcgctctctctcatccacaaggctttatacaatcctgaaatgaactggttcaatgaatccttccgcttacaccagtccaataagcctaccagacatgcacatctcgcaaccatgcctatcccctctcccaaactccacaaacttacctccacaagagcccgtgcactatccatcgccgggccgaccctttggaacacaatgccagtcgaactacggcaagaggaatgcctgaaatccttcaagcggaagcttaagacctggctatttgccaaagcatacacctaatctcCACTCTGCCTTTCCACGGCCCCCCTTTCGGTACCCCGCTTTtgccccatccttcttctttccgcccccttctccccttttctcccccctctgctctccactcccccctcccccctaatattcctaaatctcttttctctcagttctctcaacattgtacatatgtatataattgcaattcttgtttaatatttaatgcaatttatcccatgttctcttacccctttattcccttgttaacatgttttatctgttccatgtaaagcgccttgcatggcgtatatttgcgttacactgtgaaccgatgtgatatcctggatgaatgtcggtatataaaaattttaaataaataaaaataaataaataaattgtcacaggaggaaccacagaagcagcaaacaaaaaaaaaaagggtagttaaagcggtcaggttaggaaaagagatgcttaagttacgagcatccattttcctaacccaaaAACAGGTGCTTGTAAAatcgagcgtctgttttcctaacctgtacacAGCCAAGGCTCCTGCACGCTTGATGccagggacacacaatttatccctagcacatcctttttaagAGGGTGGCTCTTTTGCCTATTGCAGCGAGTGCAGGTGTGGTGTGTAAAGGTGGTGATATTATGGTTGCATAGTTGAGGAACTATGGTGAAGGTGAATATATCGGCCCATTTTAAACTGCCCTGGCCAAGGGTATATAACACTGCTGCCCTTAGCTTCTCTCACCCGTTTTCTGTTTGCACTAGCTACATGGACCCCAGCGGGAGAGGAACAATGCAGATAGGACAAGTCCCAGAAGCAGGCTGGCAAATTAGCATGCCAAGGGCCGTTTGAGGCAGGTAAAAGGTTAGTGGCAGAAAGGGGAATAAAAAGAAACCAGGTCGATGTGGTATGTGAACAAATTAGTAGCAGCAGAAAGTTTGCAAGCATTGGAAGCGCTGGGGAGCCAGTGAAAATAATTAGTAGGCAGAGCCTGTCTCAGGGCCCAAGCATCTTGCATGGCCTCCATGAGTGCAATAATGTAACAAGGCAACTGTCTCCTCCGGTGTAGGTCAGTTTAAAGCTGTGGGCTTAAGTATTACacttatgtattatttatttaaattcttttaatataccgctgctcaagaccaggtcttatcgtaccggtttacagtgtaactgggggaaatcaattaacaactatatagaaggtaaagttacattaaacggaGCAAGAACATGGgagttggaagacaggaaagatatataaacgaatacaactggagagtattaaaaaagcagttaaataaaacaaaagtattaCGACCTGCTTGGTTACTAGAACTGATTTGTcaagtttttttatttaataaaagtgAATTTGAAAATAACAGCATCACTGTTCAGCGGGAGGGGTGCTTGTCTTGTGGAAAATAGGCAACAGCCGGCTCAACTCAGGGGCGCAATTCCTCCCTTCGGGGAAAAACCAGCTCCCCAGAGCGAGCCGAGCCCTTTGCAGTTTCTCTCCCAAGCACAGGCAGAGCCAGGCCTAGGCCGCGAGGCTGGGCACTTCCCGCCTTGCGCAATCCCGCTGACGTGACTCAGCCGCTCTGAATGCACGCACGCTGACGTCAccccggaacacccccccccccccaactttccaAAAAGTGACGTACAGGGGCGC is a window of Rhinatrema bivittatum chromosome 15, aRhiBiv1.1, whole genome shotgun sequence DNA encoding:
- the MRPL20 gene encoding 39S ribosomal protein L20, mitochondrial; translated protein: MVFLSLARWVRNRGPDRYWRVQEVLKHARHFRGRKNRCFSLAIRAVHRAFVYATKARKAKKRIMRKLWISRIAGACREHGLKYPILMCNLVKTQVALNRKVISDLAIYEPKTFKALASLAQRRREEGFLVVLGDGREPEGIFSRVVEHH